DNA sequence from the Colletotrichum higginsianum IMI 349063 chromosome 10, whole genome shotgun sequence genome:
AGATGGGAGTTTTTTCAGCTTCTCTTTATGTAGCACATGTGGCCAAATTGCGGCGTAGACCTACCTCTTCACCCACATCATCCACGGAGACGAACCACTACAAAGATGAGTAATCTTGCATCTTCTCGCCCGACGGCCCGTTCCGCGAGTGTTCTCCTGCTTTTGACACAACCTGAAATGGCGGACTTGCGCCACAGGTCAACACCCGAATCCTTTCGGCGGCTCGGGCCAATGAGACGAGACGTCCGTCACCCATCATCGAATCCCCCCCTATATCCATTGGCGGCATGGGATTCCAAACCACGGAAATCCTACGGTCAGGTGTAATTGGGGAATCGTAGTAGTTACACGCATCTGCCAAGACACAACAGAAGGGGAACTCAGCCCTGTGGATGGTGAGTCCATGTCATATTGCCACCGCAGACTCGGGAGGCAGACCGGACCTTAAAACACACAAATGTCGCTTTGGGCCCAGATGTGGGGGAGGGGCTAGCGATACATTATAGATAGCACCCTCTCTGTCCTGCCACCCAGCCGGAGCTTCCGGAAGCGCCGCCTTTTGTTTACATCCGAAGGTGTTCGGAACCTACAGTTGACGCGGATCACCAACCTCAACTACCTCCACATCAAGGTGTAAAGAAGTGAAGAGAGATCAATACTATAATGTTATAAGAAGGATACAGAATATCCGCCTTCAGTTGCCGCAATCCAACTCTATCTATAGAGCTGATACTAACTCGCCCAgcactctctctctctctctgtctgacACATTGACTTACACCATGGCCATCTCACTACCTGCCGTCTTGACAACCCTCGCCCCCTACCACCTCATATCCTACGCGACCCTGCTCGGCTCCTCGCTCTTCCAGACCTTCGTCAACACCAAGATCTGCTACACCGAACTCCCGAGATCCGCCTTCACGACCCTGCAGAAGCGCCTCTTCCCGGTTTACTTCCGGTGCCAggctcttctcctcgtcctgaCCGCCGCCACGTTGCCCCCCTACGGCCCGGCGTCCCTGCTGCGCGACAGGCGCGACTGGATCCCCTTCGCGGCCATCGGCCTCACGACCATGGCGAATCTCTTCACGTACGGTCCGAGGACGCGGCAGGCCATGATCGACCGCACGCATCAAGGTGAGAGAGTTCCTGCGGTCCCAacccccaaccccccccttcctccccggGATTCAACGTAAGTCGTGGGGCCGACTGCTGACTCGGGGGGTTCAGAAACCCGCGACGCAAAGCGGCctgatggcgtcgaggagccGAGCCCGGACATGCGCGCCGTCAAGAGGCGGTTCTCGATGAACCATGCCATGAGCATCCACCTCAACCTCATCGGCCTCTTCGGCATGATGTGGTACGGTGTGAGGTTGGCTTCTAGACTGAACATTGAAATGGACTGAGGGAACCTACCCCCTGTCACTTGGCAGTGGTGTTGGTCGGACAGTCTACATCCCAGAACTTGTGCGCGTCATCACTGCATCAGTTCCTGACGGAGAGATCACCATAGTCGGCCGTAGATTTCACAAGCTAATTCACCCGCTTGGTACGGGTCTAGACATGTTCCTGAGATTGTGTAGCCGACCTGAAAGATGGGAGTCAAGTCGGAGGAATGATCAAGGAAGGGCTGGCTCCAGAGCTGGACTTGTACAACAACAAACTCCGATTCAATGCAACTCTATCAACCTTTCTTTTAAAGCTCCTCGGATACCACCGTGGGCTCAGAACCATGAAGCTTTCCCGTTGCAGCAAGCCTCCTATCGTTCATTACTCATGTGCATCCATAACATGCCCACGCGCGCGCCGAGGGGGGGTTTGGGGTTGGCGGGCCGGGAGGCGACCAAAAAAATCAAAACACTCACGGGTCGTAGTAAACCAGCGTGTCCtgggcgccctcggcggcgatgtcgtaAAAGTCCTTGCAGTCCGAGAAGGAGATCTTGGGCTGCCGCGCGTAGAAGGCGTCGTACTTTGCGTCGAGCGCGTCCCGGAGgttctcgacgccgccctccgGGTGGACGCGCTTCCAGGGGAGCCGGCAGGTCTCGGCCTTGCAGCTCTTGaggaccagcagcagcgtgTCGAGGCGGTCCTGCACGGCGCTCAGCGGGCGGTCCAGGAGCCGGCCGGACCCGGACGCGCTGCCGGCGAGGTTGGTCATCTGGCCTGGGTCCTTCTGCGGGAGGGAGTCAGCGTgaggccatcatcgtctcGAAAGCACGTGGTCGGGTTTGATCTGGGGGAAAAATGCTACTGACCTTCATGTCGTAAAACTCGCGCTCGTTGCTGCACCAGACCGAGTAGAACAGGCTGtagccgtcgccgaggacgcgcATGGCCTTGTACGTGTTGTTGGCAGAAACTGTTTTTCGTACAAAAAGGTCCTTTCGGtcagcaaaaaaaaaaaagaagctCGCAGTCAAAAAGAGCAAAACGAAACTGCAAGGGGGCCAATCAATGCCACTTACCACCGCCGAAGGCGTCGTACCCCCGCTGGGTGCCCCAGAACTCGACGTTGACATGGTCGTGCTTGGGGTCGTTCtgggcgttggcgatgccCTCCTCGGAGAAGGGGATGGGGGACCCGTCAAAGTCGTCGCGCAGGgtgatgttggcgatggaGAAGATGGTCGGGGCGATGTCGGTGTGGGTGGTGACGAAGTCGACCGTCTTCCCCTTGGGCACGCCGGGCCCGCGGATCAGGAATGGCACGTTGATGtcctcctcgatggcgcACGTCTTGCCGGGCTTGAGGCGGTGCTGGCCGATGTGGAAGCCGTTGTCCGAGGTGAAGATGACGTACGtgttgtcgaggacgccggcgcggtcgaggcggtcgatgatggcgtcgaccatCTCGTCGACGGACTGCAGCGtctggaggcggcggcggtagtAGTTGTCGCCGTAGGCCACCTCGGTGGCGTTCAGCTGGGGGATGATGAGGCCCCAGTTGGCCATGCtgggctgttgttgttggggCGCCGTGTTAGAGACTTGGAGTGAAGATGATGGATCGATACGACCCGGACCGGGAAGACACGCGAGGGAGGCAGGGCACAGctagtgtgtgtgtgtgttgtggaGTCACAAGTCATGCTCACCTTGTCGGGGTTGAAGTTGTACGTCCGGGGCACGGTGACGTTGGAGAAGAGGTTCTCGTGCCTCTTTGCCGGGATGggcggcgtggcgcccgGGCTggtctcgccgccgaggccgttgtTGTGGGGGCCGATGggcgcgacgccgaggaagaagggcTTGCTGCCGTTGTACTTGAGGGCGTCGTCCAAGAACCCCAACGCCCGGTCGGACACCAGGTCGTTGCTGTACTCGCCGGGGAAGCTCTGGGGCGGGCTCTGGTTCCTCTGGAACGTGGCGTTCAGGTAGAGATAGGTGTTGGGGTCCAGGAGGACTGGTTCGTGCACATCAGCATGAGGGCAGCATTCCATGAAGCGGTCTTTCATGCAAAGAgtaaaataataaaaaactgataaaagaagaagaaaaaggaaggACAGAAGAGCTTACAGTCGCTGCCGGTCCATCCCTTGGGGAACGGGTTGTTCCAgttgtcgacgtcgtgggAGTTGAAGAGCTTGCCGGTGTAATAGGTGTTGTATCCCGCATCCTGGAGCCAGACGGGAAGATACTTGTCATTGTAGCCCTGGGACACAAACTTGGGATAGCCGCCTATTGCGCCGTTAGGAACCGCCTCTCCTGTCTAACGTGTCTAACGAGTGGCATGCGTGTGAGGACTTCAACTCACCATGGGGAGGAGTGACGTAAGTAACGTTGGTGTTGTGCGCCGCCTGGCCGGTCAACAAACTGACGCGAGACGGGCAGCAGATGGCGATGGTGCAGAAGTGTTTGCGGTAGTAGGTGCCCTCCTTGACAAAGTGCTTCTGGACGTAGGGCATGTAGTCGATGGAGCCGAGCTGCTCGTCCTGGTCGTCGgtgaggatgaagacgatgtTGGGCTGGCGCGGCTGCACAGTCCGGGCAACGACGGCGGATGCGCCAAGCGCCAGCGTCGCCAGCGTCGACAAGCTAGGAACCGGCaacatgatgatgatgatgatgatgatgctgctgctgctgctgtgaGTCTTGTCTCGGAGAATAAGCAGCCCGAGTTGGATGTGCAAGCAAGAAGAACCGGGTGTCGAGGTGCACCACCACTCCGGCTAGCCCGCCGAGACATGGAGCGATTCTTATATGCCGTGCGCTATTTTACCATTGCCGGAAACCCTTCTTCCAGAACCCGATCCAACTGACATCaacagcaacggcaacagcaacagcaagaGCAACTGTTACCCCAAAAAGCGTGGGCTAGGTAGGGGACCCGAGTTCCGGCCCTTGGTGCGATCAACGATGTAACGGGGTCCTGGTGGCTTCGTGGTACCGCCGGTGGACCCCCGGACAGCGTCCGCGCCAGGAGTGAACCAGAGTCAACCAACCGGGGGCGACTCTAGGACTGCGGAATGGGCCCCATCGACGCTGTCAACGGCTTTTCGCAATCGGGCCCGTCGATTTCGCCATTTCTTCCCCAGCCTATTTCTACCACCCACCCGCATGGGCGGATTCTCCAGGAACGAGAACATCATCTgctggggaggggaggggagggggcttgTTTCCTGTTTGGAGCAGCTGGGAAACAATCTATTCTGGCTCCGCCCGGAGCCGACGGAGTATGACCTTACATGGTGGGATGGGGCTGGTCGATGGCGAAGGATTGCCGTTGCTGGCATGCTGCGATCTTGGCAACGGTCCGGCTGTTTGGCTCTGGGCTACCGGCTACCCAGACTGATGTTGTTGCGCGTGCTGTTGTGCTTTGTTGTGTTTTGTGAGCTGGTCGATTGTGTTCGCCGCggaggttgtcgaggacaATCCAAGGAACCGGCAGAGGTGACGATTAGAAGTAATGTACAGCATCAAAAACACCTAGTACGATGTATGATTGGTGACAGGGATAAGTGCACCGTTGGATTGGATTGGGTTGGTTGTTGTATTGATAGTGACAGAACTCGATATAAGCTTGAAACCAGAAGCTTAATCTTCACAGAGAGATCGGCGCTAATGTAGAGTTGATTTCAAGCCACGTGGAGGACCTATTGAGTTTCTTCAAAGGGAACTGTCTAGACCATGACCTTGTGAAAGAGCAAAAATATAGGATTGACTGAGAGGGTTGAGAGATTACAGCAAGCTCCAGACATGGGAAGAAAGCGCAAGAAGAAATTGCACCTTTGGATTGGATGCTGAGTTCCACTCCGAATCTCCAGGTATTGCAGGCAAATCGTGGTGCTGCCACCAGGGGTGAGCGGGTAGTATGTTGTCGCATTGATAAGACCCCAGACCGCTAGACTGACCAACGCATCCAATCAACAATTGGATACCCACGAACCTGGCCGGCTGGCGCAATGGTAGCGCGTCAGACTTCTACTGTCTCTTCCGAGATGTAGCGATCTGAAGGCTGCGGGTTCGAGCCCCGCGTTGGTCAATCTTTTGTCGAACTCGACGACATTTCATTAGTGTTTTTTTCTCCAGACAAagccctttttcttttttgtttttgcgTCCCTAGCTAGATGTTGTAAAAGTATGGATGGCTGCTTGCAGGTGAAACACTCTTAGGTTGGTTGATGCAGTGGACGGTAACGGAATCCAGAAACAGGGCTAGTCGCTGCGAGAATCTAACAATGGCATTCTTTTTGTTCCAGTCTGCTTACGGATGTGTATTttagctacctacctaatcAGTTAGGTAAAAGTAAGTGGTTCACCTAATTGAATGCGCTTGCAGGACCCCGACCGACTCTTTACGTCATGCAGGTACCAGAAGCATTTCGGTGTCCGAATCCGGTCTTCGCTTCTCACCGAAACCTCACCGAGATGCCCCCACTTAATTCCTGATGGTCGCATAATCGCAAACCGCCCGCGTCAAGCTCCAGCTCTgctccctctctcctccgGCAAGCTTCAGAGCCCAACACCCAAAATGGTACGTTCGGCCGCTTCCCCTCGGACAGTCGACGACCTGGCGCCTACAGATGCGTCTTGCCCGCAACAGAGCGCCCCCTTCGTCTCTTGCTATGATCCGCTGACGTTGCCGTCGCAGTTACCCCTCGGCCTCTTGAACGCTGCCCAAGGGCACCCCATGCTCGTGGAGCTGAAGAATGGCGAAACCCTCAACGGCCACCTGGTCATGTGCGATACCTGGATGAACCTGACGCTCAAGGAGGTCGTGCAGACGAGTCCGGTATGCGACACCCGCCGATAATCCAAAAAACCTCCTCACCTAGCTTGGGTCGCGACTGACGTTGATGCAGGAAGGCGACAAGTTCGTCAAGATCCCCGAGGTCTACGTGAAAGGAAACAATGTACGACCCGGACGCCATCCGCACCCCTCCGCAACACAAGACCCACCGATTTTGCTAACGCGCCCTTTCAGATCAAGTACCTGCGAGTCCCcgacgacatcatcgacgtGGTCAAGGAAAACCAGGCGAACCACCAGCAAGGAGGCTTCCGCGGTGGCAGAGGAGGAAACAGGGGAGACCACGgcggtcgcggcggcggcggcgacagaggcagaggcagaggccaGGGCCGCGGAGGACGCGGCCGCGGTAATCGTGGTGGTGGTTCATGATGATATGCCCGACACGATCTCGACGAGCCAGCCGTGGCGCACCCGAATACCCTCGATGGTGGCCCTAGATAATGTCGACGAAGAGA
Encoded proteins:
- a CDS encoding Sulfatase, translated to MLPVPSLSTLATLALGASAVVARTVQPRQPNIVFILTDDQDEQLGSIDYMPYVQKHFVKEGTYYRKHFCTIAICCPSRVSLLTGQAAHNTNVTYVTPPHGEAVPNGAIGGYPKFVSQGYNDKYLPVWLQDAGYNTYYTGKLFNSHDVDNWNNPFPKGWTGSDYRFMECCPHADVHEPVLLDPNTYLYLNATFQRNQSPPQSFPGEYSNDLVSDRALGFLDDALKYNGSKPFFLGVAPIGPHNNGLGGETSPGATPPIPAKRHENLFSNVTVPRTYNFNPDKLCPASLACLPGPGRIDPSSSLQVSNTAPQQQQPSMANWGLIIPQLNATEVAYGDNYYRRRLQTLQSVDEMVDAIIDRLDRAGVLDNTYVIFTSDNGFHIGQHRLKPGKTCAIEEDINVPFLIRGPGVPKGKTVDFVTTHTDIAPTIFSIANITLRDDFDGSPIPFSEEGIANAQNDPKHDHVNVEFWGTQRGYDAFGGVSANNTYKAMRVLGDGYSLFYSVWCSNEREFYDMKKDPGQMTNLAGSASGSGRLLDRPLSAVQDRLDTLLLVLKSCKAETCRLPWKRVHPEGGVENLRDALDAKYDAFYARQPKISFSDCKDFYDIAAEGAQDTLVYYDPRLAATGKLHGSEPTVVSEEL